The Endozoicomonas montiporae CL-33 genome contains a region encoding:
- a CDS encoding MauE/DoxX family redox-associated membrane protein: MKNAVKWILCIYVAFVFIQSLFFKFTDAYETIHIFSTLGAWSGFEWFSDYGAYGVGTVELIAAIMLFFSSSRLYGAAIASGVMMGAVFFHLFTPLGIAMPEFDEMGNVVGDDGGLLFYNACGVLAVSLIVTAMEFFGTDNAIKRVLFRSS; this comes from the coding sequence ATGAAAAATGCAGTCAAATGGATTTTATGCATTTATGTGGCATTTGTATTTATTCAGTCACTGTTTTTTAAATTTACGGATGCCTATGAAACCATTCATATTTTCAGCACTCTGGGTGCCTGGTCCGGCTTTGAGTGGTTTTCAGATTATGGAGCTTATGGTGTCGGTACAGTAGAGCTGATTGCTGCGATTATGCTGTTTTTTTCATCTTCCCGTCTCTATGGTGCCGCTATAGCCAGTGGTGTGATGATGGGCGCCGTTTTTTTCCATCTGTTTACTCCGCTGGGCATTGCCATGCCAGAATTTGATGAAATGGGTAATGTGGTTGGCGATGATGGCGGACTGCTGTTTTATAATGCTTGTGGAGTGCTTGCTGTGTCTTTGATTGTTACGGCTATGGAGTTTTTTGGTACTGACAATGCTATCAAGCGAGTGCTGTTCCGATCATCATAA
- a CDS encoding lysophospholipid acyltransferase family protein, giving the protein MPLKQSPFRLPRKTRSGIPELAAEWLLGLKKLDVLYRTRCVNEYDGHSFLKWVLDIFQVRHQVISGHLEEVPAEGPAVVVANHPYGGIEGVALAELLLQRRKDVKLLTNEILCQIPELRELFIGVDVLSKNARQKNQAAIAEAQQWVLDGHLLLMFPSGEVSSFNKHLKQVTDPVWRSTAAKIARKARASVTPVFVEGRNGWLFQALGMIHARLRTASLIRELINKKGQIIGFRIGKTLEPASYGSLDSDSAVTNYLRLHTYAMSTHSTDRFALRKAEKKEERQVEDIASPVDKSLLQNNIEQLPQACLLLEKNDMAVYCAAKSQLPDILPEIGRLREMTFRKAGEGTGFEADIDHYDDHYLHLFLWNRKRQEVVGAYRIGQVDLILREQGLHGIYSRSLFRYHADFLHKMGCSLEMGRSFVRPEYQKSLSALMLLWKGIGAYVAANPRYKVLFGPVSISSHYSEVSRQLMAGCLSLNNSDEALQSLVQPTTPLKSGKGQFWSVDQLQGLGDIEKLSTLVQQIEKDNKGIPVLLKQYLKLSGELAAFNVDPDFNNALDGLIIVDLTRVDDRTLSKYMGAAGASSFLNFNRPAAQVLSA; this is encoded by the coding sequence ATGCCTCTTAAACAATCCCCTTTTCGTCTTCCGCGTAAAACCCGATCGGGCATTCCGGAGTTGGCAGCCGAATGGCTGCTGGGTTTAAAAAAACTCGATGTTCTCTACAGAACCCGATGTGTCAACGAATATGATGGTCACTCTTTTCTGAAGTGGGTTCTGGATATTTTTCAGGTTCGGCATCAGGTTATTTCCGGTCATCTGGAAGAGGTGCCAGCAGAAGGGCCTGCCGTTGTGGTAGCCAATCATCCTTATGGAGGCATCGAAGGTGTTGCTCTGGCTGAGTTATTGCTTCAAAGGCGTAAAGACGTAAAACTTCTGACAAACGAAATTCTCTGTCAGATTCCCGAGTTGAGAGAACTGTTTATTGGTGTGGATGTTCTCAGCAAAAATGCCCGGCAGAAAAACCAAGCAGCCATTGCCGAGGCTCAGCAATGGGTATTGGATGGTCACCTGTTACTGATGTTTCCATCCGGTGAAGTATCCAGTTTTAACAAGCACCTGAAACAGGTGACCGATCCGGTCTGGCGCAGCACTGCCGCAAAAATTGCCAGAAAAGCCAGGGCCAGTGTCACACCGGTGTTTGTTGAAGGGCGTAATGGCTGGTTGTTTCAGGCACTGGGTATGATTCATGCCCGATTAAGAACAGCCAGTCTGATTCGTGAGTTAATTAACAAAAAAGGTCAGATCATTGGTTTCCGAATTGGCAAAACCCTTGAGCCAGCCAGTTATGGTTCTCTGGATTCCGACAGTGCAGTAACGAACTATTTACGGTTGCACACGTATGCCATGTCCACACACAGCACTGACAGGTTTGCACTTAGAAAGGCTGAAAAAAAGGAAGAGCGACAGGTTGAGGATATTGCCAGCCCTGTTGATAAAAGCCTGCTGCAGAACAATATTGAACAATTGCCGCAAGCCTGTCTGCTGCTGGAAAAGAATGACATGGCGGTTTATTGTGCTGCTAAATCGCAGTTGCCAGATATCCTGCCTGAAATTGGCAGGCTTCGGGAGATGACCTTCAGAAAGGCAGGAGAAGGAACGGGGTTCGAGGCAGATATTGATCACTATGATGATCACTATTTACACCTGTTTCTCTGGAACCGAAAGCGACAGGAAGTGGTTGGAGCTTATCGCATTGGTCAGGTGGATCTGATTTTAAGGGAGCAGGGGCTGCATGGTATTTATTCCCGTAGTCTGTTTCGCTATCACGCTGACTTTCTGCACAAGATGGGGTGCAGTCTTGAGATGGGGCGCTCGTTTGTCCGGCCTGAGTACCAGAAAAGCCTGTCGGCTCTGATGCTGCTCTGGAAGGGAATCGGTGCTTATGTCGCTGCCAACCCCCGTTACAAAGTTCTGTTTGGGCCGGTCAGCATCAGTAGTCATTACAGTGAAGTGTCCCGACAACTAATGGCAGGCTGTCTGTCATTAAATAACTCGGATGAAGCATTGCAATCACTGGTGCAGCCAACGACCCCGCTGAAATCGGGCAAGGGGCAGTTCTGGAGCGTCGATCAACTTCAGGGGTTGGGAGATATCGAGAAGCTTTCAACACTGGTTCAGCAGATTGAAAAAGACAATAAAGGCATTCCTGTTTTATTGAAGCAATACCTGAAGCTCAGTGGAGAGCTGGCAGCCTTTAATGTGGATCCTGATTTTAATAACGCCCTGGATGGCCTCATTATTGTTGACCTGACGAGAGTGGATGACAGAACGTTGAGTAAGTACATGGGAGCTGCCGGAGCCAGCAGTTTTCTGAATTTCAATCGCCCGGCCGCCCAGGTGCTTAGTGCTTAG